The Salegentibacter mishustinae genome includes a window with the following:
- a CDS encoding asparaginase codes for MKKRAKILLIYTGGTIGMIKDYDTGALKAFNFDELLQNIPELKILEHEIDTLSFDDPIDSSNMNVECWVKVANTINENFETYDGFVVLHGSDTMSYTASALSFMFENLTKPVIFTGSQLPIGDLRTDAKENLITSIQIAGLQKNGKPVISEVGLYFEYKLYRANRTTKINAEHFQAFASLNYPPLAESGVYLSVNHSALWRPNRRQKTKLHTGFNNEVLILKMFPGINAATVEYMLSKPGLKGVVLETYGSGNAPSDDWFLDILKRKISEGLFVVNITQCIGGSVVMGQYETSVQLKKIGVVSGKDISTEAAVAKLMYLLGKELSPKVFKTIFETSLRGEMS; via the coding sequence ATGAAGAAAAGAGCTAAGATCCTGCTTATTTATACCGGCGGGACTATTGGGATGATCAAAGATTACGATACAGGTGCCCTAAAAGCTTTTAATTTTGATGAATTACTGCAAAATATTCCGGAGTTAAAGATCCTGGAACACGAAATTGATACGCTAAGTTTTGACGATCCTATAGATTCCTCTAACATGAATGTGGAATGTTGGGTAAAGGTTGCAAATACTATAAATGAAAACTTTGAAACTTACGATGGTTTCGTTGTACTGCACGGTAGTGATACCATGTCTTATACCGCTTCTGCCCTAAGTTTTATGTTTGAGAATTTAACCAAGCCGGTTATTTTTACAGGATCGCAATTGCCAATTGGAGATCTTAGAACAGATGCTAAAGAAAACCTTATTACCAGTATCCAAATCGCAGGTTTACAAAAAAATGGAAAACCGGTAATTTCTGAAGTAGGACTTTATTTTGAGTATAAATTATATCGAGCTAACAGGACTACAAAGATTAATGCAGAACATTTTCAGGCTTTTGCTTCGTTAAATTATCCGCCTTTAGCCGAATCTGGAGTATATCTATCGGTAAATCATAGTGCACTTTGGCGTCCCAACCGAAGACAGAAAACCAAATTACATACGGGTTTTAATAACGAAGTATTGATTTTAAAGATGTTTCCGGGGATAAATGCAGCAACTGTTGAGTATATGCTTTCCAAACCCGGTTTAAAAGGAGTAGTGCTGGAGACTTACGGAAGCGGTAATGCACCTAGTGACGATTGGTTCCTGGATATTCTTAAAAGAAAGATTTCAGAAGGATTATTTGTAGTGAATATAACGCAATGTATAGGTGGCAGCGTGGTAATGGGACAATATGAAACCAGCGTGCAACTTAAAAAAATAGGTGTGGTTTCAGGAAAAGACATAAGTACTGAAGCTGCGGTTGCAAAATTAATGTACCTTTTGGGTAAAGAATTGTCGCCAAAAGTTTTTAAAACTATCTTTGAAACCTCCCTGAGAGGGGAAATGTCATAA
- a CDS encoding MotA/TolQ/ExbB proton channel family protein, with the protein MKRLFSILVIAAVMVLGAGNLNAANDVNTLPGTIVNFVQDEEAAAAADEAEEETLGFHQELKKRFIEGGPSFMGIVLLCLILGLAVAIERIIFLNLSTTNTKKLARNVEDALNSGGVESAKEVCRNTKGPVASIYYQGLDRADESIDAAEKAVVAYGGVQMGQLEKNVSWLSLFIAIAPMLGFMGTVIGMITAFDRIEAAGDMQPSLVAGGIKVALLTTVFGLIVAIILQIFYNYIIAKIDSIVNDMEDASITLIDMLVAYKNKKRI; encoded by the coding sequence ATGAAAAGATTATTTTCTATTTTGGTAATCGCCGCGGTGATGGTGCTAGGAGCCGGAAACCTAAATGCGGCCAATGATGTTAACACATTACCTGGAACAATTGTAAACTTTGTACAGGATGAAGAGGCTGCAGCTGCCGCAGATGAGGCAGAGGAAGAAACTCTTGGTTTTCATCAGGAACTTAAAAAACGTTTTATAGAAGGTGGTCCTTCATTTATGGGGATTGTTCTTTTATGTTTAATTCTTGGTTTGGCTGTTGCCATTGAGAGAATTATCTTTTTAAACCTTTCTACTACAAATACTAAGAAATTAGCTAGAAACGTAGAAGATGCGTTAAATAGTGGTGGTGTAGAATCTGCTAAGGAAGTTTGTAGAAATACAAAAGGACCTGTTGCTTCTATCTATTACCAGGGTCTGGATCGTGCAGACGAAAGTATTGACGCTGCAGAAAAAGCTGTTGTAGCTTACGGTGGTGTACAAATGGGACAATTAGAGAAAAACGTTTCCTGGTTATCTTTATTTATCGCTATTGCTCCTATGCTTGGTTTCATGGGTACTGTAATTGGTATGATTACTGCCTTCGATAGAATTGAAGCAGCTGGTGACATGCAACCATCTCTTGTTGCAGGAGGTATTAAAGTGGCACTTCTTACAACCGTATTTGGTTTGATCGTAGCTATTATCCTTCAGATTTTTTACAACTACATTATCGCTAAGATAGATAGTATTGTAAACGATATGGAAGATGCATCTATCACTCTTATCGATATGTTGGTAGCTTACAAAAACAAAAAAAGAATCTAA
- a CDS encoding ExbD/TolR family protein — translation MARREAPEVNAGSMADIAFLLLIFFLVTTTIETDSGISRKLPPWQPEEQEPPVIKERNIFQVLVNSNNQLLVEDEEMEIEELRQAAVEFIDNGGGTGDEACDFCQGPGDASSSVNPQKAIISLVNNRGTEYGTYIAVQNELVAAYNQLRDREAQRLFGTSFTAMEAKYNDSRTSEGAKETLKERIELIKDMIPQKLSEAEPTS, via the coding sequence ATGGCAAGAAGAGAAGCACCAGAAGTTAATGCCGGTTCGATGGCCGATATTGCTTTCTTGCTACTAATCTTCTTTTTGGTAACCACAACCATTGAGACAGATAGTGGGATTAGTAGGAAACTACCCCCATGGCAGCCAGAAGAGCAGGAGCCACCGGTAATTAAAGAAAGAAACATCTTCCAGGTATTGGTTAACAGTAATAACCAGTTACTTGTAGAAGATGAGGAGATGGAGATAGAGGAATTGCGACAAGCCGCAGTAGAATTTATCGATAATGGTGGGGGAACAGGTGATGAAGCTTGTGATTTCTGCCAGGGTCCAGGAGATGCTAGTTCTTCTGTAAACCCACAAAAAGCTATTATCTCTTTGGTAAATAACCGGGGAACCGAGTATGGAACTTATATCGCAGTGCAAAACGAACTTGTGGCGGCATATAACCAACTTAGAGATAGAGAAGCGCAACGTTTGTTCGGTACAAGCTTTACAGCGATGGAAGCTAAATATAACGACTCACGTACAAGCGAGGGTGCTAAAGAAACGCTTAAAGAGAGAATTGAATTGATTAAAGATATGATTCCTCAGAAGCTTTCTGAAGCCGAACCAACGAGTTAA
- a CDS encoding ExbD/TolR family protein: MSKFKKKKSEGQPAISTASLPDIVFMLLFFFMVVTVMRQNTLMVQNKLPFADQVEKLDKKDLVMYIYAGKPSPRYQQTFGKEARIQLNDKFASVGEVQQFIFSERETKREELIPYLTTALKVDEETNMGLVSDIKQELRKAEALKINYTTKEGEALQNMQ; this comes from the coding sequence ATGTCTAAATTCAAAAAGAAAAAAAGCGAAGGGCAACCAGCCATTAGTACAGCATCTTTACCAGATATTGTATTTATGTTACTGTTCTTCTTTATGGTTGTTACCGTTATGCGCCAGAATACGTTAATGGTACAAAATAAACTGCCATTCGCCGATCAGGTTGAAAAACTGGATAAGAAAGATCTCGTTATGTATATCTATGCTGGAAAACCTAGCCCAAGATACCAACAAACTTTTGGTAAGGAAGCAAGGATTCAGTTGAACGATAAATTTGCCAGTGTTGGTGAAGTACAGCAGTTTATCTTTTCTGAAAGAGAAACTAAGCGAGAAGAGTTGATTCCATATCTTACAACTGCCCTTAAGGTGGATGAGGAAACAAATATGGGATTAGTTTCAGATATCAAACAAGAATTGAGAAAAGCTGAAGCTCTTAAAATTAACTATACAACCAAAGAAGGTGAAGCATTACAAAATATGCAATAA